A window of Desulfobulbus oralis genomic DNA:
AGAGCAGCGCAACTGGGTGAGCATGGGCCGCAACGCCAGCGCCAATGAGCTGGCCGCCTCCATGCCGGCGGCTGCCGCCTTCACCCAGGCCACCCTGAATCAGGCGGACGAAGTGGCCGAGCTGGTCTCAGCGCCTGTGCATCCGCGCATCACCGGCGAATACCTGAGTCCGGACGCCAAAAAACCGGTTGCCTTCAAGGTGCTGATGAATGCGGACGACCGGGCCGTCTCCATCCGCATGGATGTGGGCAGCGGGGACGAACTCGCCTCCTGCTGGTACAGGAGCGCTCCCAAACCGGGCCGTGGCTGGATCCTGATGCAGCGGGACGAGAACGACGAGCCCAGCCTGACCGCTTCCACCCCCTCCACTGGCGGCGGCAGCGACGGCTTCCGCATCCTCTTCACCCAGGGCGAGGCCCATATCGAAGCCGGAA
This region includes:
- a CDS encoding lysozyme inhibitor LprI family protein gives rise to the protein MSLFRFSALAVACLLAAAPVFAEELKMTDKLHRQLIDTDPAYKAADALLERSWQLAKKRLPAATFKSLLAEQRNWVSMGRNASANELAASMPAAAAFTQATLNQADEVAELVSAPVHPRITGEYLSPDAKKPVAFKVLMNADDRAVSIRMDVGSGDELASCWYRSAPKPGRGWILMQRDENDEPSLTASTPSTGGGSDGFRILFTQGEAHIEAGTTQKLCDKALSFSGDYPQK